In the genome of Rhodamnia argentea isolate NSW1041297 chromosome 3, ASM2092103v1, whole genome shotgun sequence, one region contains:
- the LOC125314059 gene encoding F-box protein At5g03100-like encodes MAETSVHGDIHRESSGDSPNRRSRPPPPPLSPKDLIGALPNDVIHHIFSFLPLQDVVKTSVLSKRWQSTWTTTTHFVFNGDRPRNHETYSFDFLSLVNSVLIQSTSPTVKRLHVTGFVYDEANSPKLDFCLRFAMARRVEDLCLGLTASPFLYTLPRFMSRLSCLVRLEVSYCCFSLGTSIRWPCLKVLSIRHGELCDQSLQKILRGSPVLESLELDSCKGVKNIRIDSTSVKDLLLVPSLFSDVENLWAPHLLSLRVSGFSPHDSVFRLDDVSSLVEANLYLRILYFSMSHVERKRDLLKGLLEKLRGVPTLATGGSCLQILSHWEMEGVPSPSSKCRNLTLNAPVSRWDLPGIVHLLRSSPCLEKLVIHLAGFTNLQFELDEESKDRFNYDEEDFLCSRKGNFECLAKHLGRVEIIGFQANSFRSKYLLALMKFLLGDALVLQKLIIKAELPTQNGQERHQDPVLLELLGEIQKVLGYGRASRNAEVIFNHPFKETSF; translated from the exons ATGGCGGAGACCTCCGTGCACGGCGACATCCACCGCGAATCCTCTGGCGATAGCCCGAATCGCAGGAGccgacctcctcctcctcctttgagcccCAAAGATCTCATCGGCGCCTTGCCAAACGACGTGATCCACCACATCTTCTCGTTCCTGCCCCTCCAAGACGTCGTCAAGACCAGCGTCCTCTCCAAGCGGTGGCAGTCCACttggaccaccaccacccactTCGTCTTCAATGGAGACCGGCCTCGCAATCACGAAACCTATTCCTTCGACTTCCTGTCCCTCGTCAACAGCGTCCTGATCCAGAGCACCTCCCCCACGGTGAAGAGGCTCCACGTCACTGGCTTCGTGTACGACGAAGCCAACTCGCCCAAGCTCGACTTCTGTCTCCGCTTCGCGATGGCGCGTCGCGTGGAGGATCTCTGCCTGGGGCTGACTGCTTCGCCGTTCTTGTACACGCTGCCGCGGTTCATGAGTCGCCTGAGTTGCCTGGTACGCCTGGAGGTCTCTTACTGCTGTTTTTCGTTGGGTACTAGTATTAGGTGGCCTTGTCTTAAGGTCTTGTCAATAAGACATGGGGAGTTGTGCGATCAATCCCTCCAGAAAATTCTCAGGGGAAGTCCTGTTTTAGAGTCCCTGGAGTTAGACTCCTGCAAGGGCGTGAAGAACATCAGAATAGATTCAACGAGTGTGAAGGACTTGCTACTCGTTCCCTCCTTGTTCTCTGACGTGGAGAATCTTTGGGCCCCTCATTTGCTGTCACTGCGGGTGTCGGGGTTCTCGCCACACGACTCCGTGTTCAGACTTGACGACGTATCCTCTTTGGTCGAAGCCAACTTATATCTTCGCATCTTATATTTTAGTATGTCTCATGTGGAGAGGAAACGGGACCTTTTAAAGGGACTCCTTGAGAAGTTGCGCGGAGTTCCTACACTCGCCACAGGTGGTTCGTGTTTGCAG ATTTTGTCCCATTGGGAGATGGAAGGAGTGCCATCTCCATCGTCAAAATGTCGGAATTTGACACTAAATGCACCAGTCTCTCGTTGGGACCTTCCTGGGATAGTGCACCTGCTACGAAGTTCACCATGCctggaaaaattagtcataCACCTGGCTGGCTTCACCAATTTGCAG TTTGAGCTTGATGAAGAATCTAAAGATCGTTTTAactatgatgaagaagattttttgtgtTCGAGGAAGGggaactttgaatgtttggcTAAACATCTCGGACGAGTTGAGATCATCGGCTTTCAAGCTAATAGTTTTCGGTCGAAATATCTGCTCGCCTTGATGAAGTTTCTTCTTGGGGATGCACTTGTGCTACAGAAGTTAATTATCAAGGCTGAATTGCCCACACAAAATGGACAAGAGCGCCATCAAGACCCTGTTCTTTTGGAACTACTTGGCGAGATCCAAAAAGTGCTCGGTTATGGAAGAGCTTCCCGAAATGCTGAAGTTATATTCAATCATCCTTTCAAAGAGACGTCCTTTTAA
- the LOC125314359 gene encoding F-box protein At5g03100-like — translation MAETSVHGACHRESSRDRPNRTKQNPHPPPPLKRSSIPRDFISPLPDAAIHRIFSFLPLRDAVKTSVLSKRWRSTWTTTTDLVFDGQIGTLGFPSLVDSVLSQCTSPTVKKFHLTDFRYDEPDRPKVDLWLRFAAGRPVEELHLRPSFFSPVKYELPQFLYSLSWLARLEVSLCCFSLGGIIRWPCLKTLVIEYSELSDDVLEGIFSGSPVLESVQFRGCKGVKNIIIDSTSVKELVLNDRWFSNPDRIWAPHLQSLRVLGRWYHDSMFRLDDVSSLVEAELVFSIRIRTGTLVSDKKRMCCDLVKGFFEKLHGVPTITIGGWCLQILSLLELEGLPSPFFKCQNLILHGPVSQWDLPGIAYLLKSSQCLEKLDIVLTDLPLQLDLFEESAERFNFDEGDFLPSRKGNFDFLVKHLKRVEIIGFGANSFGSKHLLALIKFLLGEALVLEKLIIKTELPTCHGQKCLDAAVLSKLLGTSRNVLRYQRASKNAEVIFDYPFE, via the exons aTGGCGGAGACCTCCGTGCACGGCGCCTGCCACCGCGAATCCTCCCGCGACCGGCCGAATCGCACCAAACAAAACccacatcctcctcctcctttgaaacgGAGCAGTATCCCTAGGGATTTCATCAGCCCCTTGCCGGACGCCGCGATCCACCGCATCTTCTCGTTTCTGCCCCTCCGAGACGCCGTCAAGACCAGCGTCCTCTCCAAGCGCTGGCGGTCCACTtggaccaccaccaccgaccTTGTCTTCGATGGACAGATCGGTACCTTGGGCTTCCCGTCCCTCGTCGACAGCGTCCTGAGCCAGTGCACCTCGCCCACGGTGAAGAAATTCCACCTCACCGACTTCAGGTACGATGAGCCCGACCGCCCCAAGGTCGACCTATGGCTTCGCTTCGCGGCGGGACGCCCTGTGGAGGAGCTCCACCTGAGGCCGTCTTTCTTCTCGCCGGTAAAGTATGAACTGCCGCAGTTCCTGTATAGCTTGAGTTGGTTGGCGCGTCTGGAAGTCAGTTTGTGCTGCTTCTCATTGGGTGGGATTATTAGGTGGCCATGTCTTAAGACTTTGGTGATCGAATATTCAGAGTTGAGTGATGATGTACTTGAGGGAATTTTCAGTGGAAGTCCTGTTTTAGAGTCCGTTCAGTTCCGCGGGTGCAAAGGAGTGAAGAACATTATAATAGATTCAACAAGCGTGAAAGAGTTGGTACTCAACGATCGCTGGTTCTCTAATCCGGATAGAATTTGGGCCCCGCATTTGCAGTCACTACGTGTATTAGGCAGATGGTATCATGATTCCATGTTCAGACTTGACGATGTATCTTCTTTGGTTGAAGCTGAGTTAGTTTTTTCCATTCGAATTCGAACTGGAACTCTTGTATCTGATAAAAAGAGGATGTGCTGCGACTTGGTGAAGGGATTTTTTGAGAAGCTGCACGGAGTACCTACAATCACCATTGGCGGTTGGTGCTTGCAG ATTCTGTCCCTTTTGGAGTTGGAAGGACTGCCTTCTCCATtcttcaaatgtcagaacctgaTACTACATGGGCCAGTTAGTCAATGGGACCTTCCCGGGATAGCATACTTGCTAAAAAGTTCACAGTGCCTGGAAAAATTAGACATAGTCCTGACTGACCTCCCCCTTCAG CTTGACCTCTTTGAAGAATCTGCAGAACGTTTTAACTTTGACGAAGGAGATTTTTTACCATCACGGAAGGGGAACTTCGACTTTTTGGTAAAACATCTCAAGAGAGTTGAGATCATCGGTTTTGGAGCTAATAGTTTTGGGTCAAAACATCTGCTCGCCCtgattaagtttcttcttggGGAAGCACTTGTGCTGGAGAAGTTGATTATCAAGACTGAATTGCCCACATGCCACGGACAAAAATGCCTTGACGCTGCTGTTCTGTCGAAACTACTTGGCACGAGCCGAAACGTACTCAGATATCAAAGAGCTTCCAAAAATGCCGAGGTTATCTTTGATTATCCTTTCGAATAG
- the LOC125314060 gene encoding F-box/LRR-repeat protein At5g02910-like yields the protein MDRIELPRPSSDQDETREPMDYISQLPDAIILHIFSFLTTTESIKTGVLSKRWRSTWTSNPYITFSLPVDKRPKRNSRNFVHFTEAFTDTVLSFWTTTKVKRLLFDVPFHASMQSSIDRLLQFAVRHNSEELSMTLSSWPLIVYVLPHFLFRCTTLVSFRVICCCFLMIGAVNWSSLKMLRIEFADFDDDAMMRLLSGSPVLESLELKFCQGFKHIRVESRALKELVIDSHGTRSLILEIWAPYLLKLRLVGNSVGAGFKVHEVSSLVEADLNFNLTYALDAFGRVHAHGDLVKGLLQRLHHVTKLVMGSWCLQVLSLMDARELLLPSFECQHLTFLIVADHKGVPGLAKILESSPCLEKLFLQLTCKHSSSWSLQNLGLPNFDAEEFWNSPKRRIYRRLTHVKVVDPGANLSAWEPTLSMLKFLLQNAPSLDEIAINSANSIPSKAIDPWVLLEVARIILSHARCSPSAKVILKYLSQGCPSKRARKS from the exons ATGGACAGGATCGAACTACCGCGTCCTTCTTCTGATCAAGATGAAACCCGAGAGCCAATGGATTACATCAGCCAATTGCCTGACGCCATCATCCTTcatatcttctccttcttgaccACAACAGAATCCATCAAAACCGGTGTCTTGTCCAAGCGATGGCGTTCCACTTGGACCTCTAATCCATATATTACTTTCTCTTTACCGGTCGACAAAAGGCCGAAACGGAACTCCAGGAACTTCGTACATTTCACAGAAGCTTTCACAGACACGGTACTGTCATTCTGGACCACAACTAAGGTAAAAAGGTTGCTCTTTGACGTTCCTTTCCATGCCTCGATGCAGTCGAGCATTGATAGGTTGCTCCAATTTGCTGTCCGGCACAACTCCGAAGAGTTGTCGATGACCCTGTCTAGTTGGCCACTCATCGTCTATGTGTTGCCGCATTTCTTGTTCCGCTGCACCACGCTAGTAAGTTTTCGCGTGATCTGTTGCTGTTTTCTCATGATTGGCGCTGTGAACTGGTCTTCGCTGAAGATGTTGCGCATTGAATTTGCGGACTTCGATGATGATGCGATGATGAGACTGTTGAGTGGCAGTCCTGTTCTAGAGTCACTTGAGTTGAAATTCTGCCAGGGGTTCAAGCACATTAGAGTTGAATCAAGAGCTTTGAAAGAGTTGGTGATCGATTCTCACGGGACGCGAAGCTTAATCCTGGAAATTTGGGCTCCTTATCTTCTCAAATTACGCCTAGTGGGCAATTCTGTGGGGGCAGGGTTCAAAGTACATGAGGTATCTTCCTTGGTTGAGGCCGATTTAAATTTCAACTTGACTTATGCACTCGATGCATTCGGTCGGGTTCATGCTCATGGTGATCTTGTCAAAGGGCTTCTCCAGAGGCTGCATCATGTCACGAAGTTGGTGATGGGGAGCTGGTGCCTTCAG GTGCTGTCGCTAATGGACGCGAGAGAATTGCTTCTTCCATCCTTTGAATGTCAGCATCTGACGTTCCTCATTGTAGCGGACCATAAGGGAGTTCCCGGTCTAGCAAAAATACTCGAAAGTTCGCCATGCTTGGAGAAGTTATTCTTACAACTGACTTGCAAACATAGTAGTTCTTGG TCCTTGCAGAATCTTGGCCTTCCCAACTTTGATGCAGAAGAATTCTGGAATTCTCCAAAGCGAAGGATCTACCGGCGTCTGACGCATGTCAAGGTTGTCGATCCTGGTGCCAATTTGTCGGCATGGGAACCTACTCTTTCCATGCTCAAGTTTCTCCTCCAGAATGCACCCAGTTTGGATGAAATAGCGATCAACAGTGCCAATTCCATCCCGTCCAAGGCGATTGATCCATGGGTGCTGCTCGAAGTTGCCCGGATAATTCTGTCGCACGCAAGGTGTTCTCCGAGCGCGAAGGTCATTCTTAAGTATCTTTCCCAGGGATGTCCTTCTAAACGCGCGCGTAAATCCTGA